The Naumovozyma dairenensis CBS 421 chromosome 8, complete genome genomic sequence TGCTTCTACTTCTGTCAGTAATTGTTTTGTTCAAATTGCTAAGAATCAATTACATATCGGAACTGTTGTCGGAATTTGTAGTTCTAAGGCaatggaagaaaataaacaagCTGGGTTCGATTATACAGTTCCATATGATCAAGGTGATGGATTCATTGCTAACCTTAGAGAATTGATGAAAACTCCAGACTTTGCGGGTAAGAAATTTGATTTGATATTTGATTCCGTTGGTACAAGTGAATTTTATCCGGTTATGGGAGAATTCTTGAAACCAAGAAGTGAAAATTCTTACTATGTTACCGTTGTCGGTCCTAAAAAACCAGAACGTTTCACTGCAAGGGAAATGATGAGTCTTTATTCCTTCTCTGCACCGGTTAGAACATTCAATCCATGGAGATCATTCAATTACAAAGGTATTTTTGACTTCCCAAGTAAAATCTATATGGATTTAGCAGCACGTATGCTCACTTTGGGAAGGTTTACACCAAAGGTTGATTCTGTGtataaatttgaagaatttcaaGAGGCCATTGATAAACTTCTTTCTGGTAACGTAAAGGGCAAAGTTGTTATCCAAATTAAAGAATGATAAGCCCTTTATTTTATAGCGGCCCTAGATTAGATTATTATGgtttaattatataatgcTTATATATGTAAATGGTATAGTCCTGAGTTCATTTTGATCTTGTGTAACCTACGTGGAATATTTCCATCTCAACGTAAGGCAGTCCACTGGCATATAACGATCATAATATTTCATGTAAGGGACCCGTCGTGGCGCTATcatatacaaaaaaaataccatGTTTGGTTGTCAGTGCTTACTTGTACATGAGGTACATGAAGTTAGGCATTGAGGGACTTGTTTACAAGGATTCTGTATCAAGTGAACTAAAGTTCTATGATTCTTAACACAGTTTCTAGTAATATTTTCCAGACTAATTACGTAAGGTTTTAAACCATACCTTGTtgttaatatataaacttAATGATGGGGTAGTATTAGCTGGATACTAATTGTATCCCGATCAAGTATAACGAAGATCATAGTCAAGTGTATTGCACGCATATGTGGCACGCCGAACTTGACGATCCATTCAAGAACCTACTGTACTTAATGATAACTTCACAGCCCAAACTACTTCGGGAACGGTTACTCATCTACAAGCCTTAAGTAATAACCTTATCATCCCTTACATTTTCCTATATGACCGAAACCTATATATTTATACCTACATGTGGTTAATAGATAATTCTGGACTACCGATAAGAGATAATTTACATGAACAGTTTACAGGCCCTAGTAGAGACCATACTCTACATGCGCATGTACGAACGTATCCAGGGGAGATACTAAAAAAAGTCTCCACGGCCCGCGGCCCGTGGTAAATTTTTCTGTTCACGTTGTTTGTCTGGATAAAAGAGCTTCCTCACAGTTTTTCCTTACAGTAAGATGCTATTATCTGTACAACTTGTGCAATACCAGAAATGCAGTATCCCAAGTACGTACCTACGTACAGATAATATGAATCTGGAATGTACCAGAAtcttaaaaatatattacaaaAAGACGTAGGCCGGGTTGGACGTTACTTTAGACTTATATCTGCTTCGAAGGGTCCTTGAAAAAACAGTGTTATACAAAACACGGGCTTCTATATTGAAGATCTAGAGAACAGGTTAACAAAAGGGATCCTTTTATAGTAAAAAACCCTTATTTCGATCACACTCTGTAACTACATCTTATATTAGAACTTCTATCATCCCAAGAAGACCGACCAGACGACACTTACCTATCTTATTACGATAGACGACATTTTTaagaaacagaaaaaataaaaaatagaaaaaatatgacAAACATCGTCACCAGAAAAACAGTTACTTTCATAAACAACCAAACCCCACCAACAATCACTGAAACCACATTAGATTTAGACACATGCTACAACAGTAATGAAATTGTTATCGAGGTCCACGCAGCTGCCCTAAATCCTATTGATTTCGTAGTTCACGAATTCAGTCATCCAAAATTGACCAGTTCAACACCAAAGGGTTACTCTCGTGATTATAGTGGTATAATCATACGTAAAGGTGCTGAAGTAGCTCCAATTTGGGACATTGGAGACCATGTGAATGGTATGTTCCATCATGTCTACGCTGACCAAGGTTCGTTAACTAATTATTTGATCTTGGACCCTACAAAGAAACCAGCTATAGGTCATATTGTTGAAAATCCAtctacttcttcttcttcagagaatggtattaataataataaatttgttaCAAATGCAGCTTGGCCACTTGTGTTTGGAACTGCATATACAGCGTTGATAGACCAGGGACAAATTTGGAACAATGACTCGAGAATCTTAGTGATTGGTGCTTCTACTTCTGTTAGTAACTGTTTTGTTCAAATTGCCAAGAATCAATTACATGTTGGAACTGTAGTCGGTATCTGTAGTAGTAAATCGGCGGAATATAACAAAAAGATGGGGTACGATTATACTGTTTCGTATGATGAAGGTGACGGGACAATTTCAAACCTTAGAAAGTTAATGGAAACTCCAGAATTCTCTGgtaaaaaatttgatttaatttttgattctgTTGGAAACAGTGAATTTTTCCCAGTTATTCATGAGTTTTTAAAGCCAAAATGTGACAATTCATATTATCTTACTGTCGTTGGTGATGTAAAAGTCACTTATGAGGCTCCTAGTTTAATAAGGATGGCATCTTTGTCTGCCCCATTGAGGATGTACAATCCATGGAGttcattcaattataaAGCCTTTTTTGTTCCACCAAGGAAAGATTGGATGGATTTTGCGGCACGTATGATTACTCTTGACAGATTTACTCCACAAATCGATTCAGTgttcaaatttgaagaatttcaaGATGCTCTTAAAAGACTACGTTCCAATAAGGCAAAAGGGAAAGTTGTCATTTCCATAAAGGAgtaatgaattatatacATCTAGGTTCTCTTATCACAATTTGTAACATCtgttttatatttatttatttctagTTGCAGCCTTTATAATGACACGTTAAAATTAGAATTGTCATGGATTCAAAGTTGAAGTGTTACCTTTGCCAGTAGAGGTGTTATCATATCTTTTCACCGGAGAGACATTCGTGGCGTTACTTACATTCCAGTCTGTCTGTTCCTAAAGATTAGTAATTTCGTATATAACAAGCCCGAGTGgatcttttcttttaatatgATTAAGTAAGGCATATATAACCCCTGTCCAAAACCTCGAACACACCTTTTGCAGTTACTAGATTTGTAATTGAGAACCCCagataaaattaataaatatcaaaatGGCAAGCATCGTAACAAGAAAAGCTGTTACGTTCATAAATAATCAGACACCAGCTACAATTACTGAGTCTACTTTGGATTTAGACAAGTgttataatgaaaatgaaatagtGATTGAAGTCCATGCAGCAGCATTGAACCCCGTCGACTTCTTACTCCATGAATTCTCCAATCCAAGACTCTCTACTAAGAATCCAAAGGGTTACTCTCGTGATTATAGTGGTATAATCGTACGTAAAGGTGCTAAAGTGGCTCCAATTTGGGATATTGGAGATCATGTAAATGGTATGTTTTCTCATGTCTACGGCGAGCAAGGTACGTTGACCAACTATTTGATATTGGACCCTGTTAAACAGTCATCAATCAGTCACATCGTTCAAAACTCCTCTGCTGCTATCGATGTTGGGAAGAAAGTCCCAGATGAAATTGAGGATAGGAGTGGAACGAAAAGGGATGACTTTGTTAAGAATGCTGCTTGGCCCCTTGTATTTGGTACAGCTTATTCGTGCTTAATGGAACAAGGTCAAGTTTGGGATAAGGACTCAAGAATCTTAGTGTTAGGTGCTTCCACTGCTGTTAGTAACTGTTTGGTTCAAATTGCTAAGAATCAATTACATGTCGGAACCGTTGTCGGAATTTGCAGTTCCAAATCATTGACGTACAACAAAGAAATCGGGTTCGATTATACAGTTGCGTATGATCAAGGTGATGGATTCATCGCTAACCTTAGAGAATTGATGAAAACTCCAGAATTTGTCGGTAAAAAGTTTGATTTGATTTGTGATTCTGTCGGGACAAGTGAGTTTTTCCCCGTTATTCAAGAGTTCTTAAAGccaagaaatgaaaattcGTATTATGTTACTGTCAGTGGTAATGAGAAATATGATTATAAAAACCCAACTCTTGGGAATTTTGTCACTATTTCTGGTCCTGTGAGAAGGTTCAATCCATGGAGAACATTCAATTATAAGGGTATAATAGTTTCCCCAAACCAAGCATATATGGACCTTGGGAACCGTATGATAACTCTGGGTAGATTTGCCCCTAGAATTGACTCCGTGTATAAATTCGAAGAATTTCAGGAAGCTATCGACAGACTTCGTTCGAATAGAGCAAAGGGTAAAGTCGTTATCACTATCAAGGAATAATGGGTCGTTTGTTTTATATACTTCTTATATTTTCTACACACTTATTTTATGGTATTTTAACATGTAAGTAATATAACTTTGTACACATGGTAGATATATTTATACATCTAAATATATGTGTATATGCTTATAACGTCGTGACAAACAGATATTTCTTGAGATACCAACTCAGGGCAACCAGGCATTCTTGAAAGGACTTTTATTATACGCAGATATTAAGTTGGTTTACCCATCAAGAGAAACTTACGGTTTGTAAATCACGAAGAAGAACCTATCGCTCATTAGATAACTCTCGTTGTACATAACTACGCATCCACTTTCTGAGATTGCCAGTCGACTGTCTGAAAGAAGAGCTAACATTTATACACAAAATTGGAGTACACCAATCTTAAACATTAAACAAAAGGATACATGGAGAAATTCTTTATAATCTATGCCTGGGGTACTCTAGTTAATTTACTTGTGCTAATCTATTTAAGAAGTATCACTCTGAGCATCCATACTTTAAATTTTGCACGTGACCTCAAACCTTCccaaacaaaaaattttaaaacaaGAGAAgttgataatgaaaacgTATGGATATAGCAAACAAGTATCATGAACAAACCATTTCAACAGTTGAAATCTCAATAGAATTTGTAGTCTGTCGTAGAGATTGATACAATTTGACCCAGACTTCTTATTAAAGGACACCTTTCTCTTATCTGTTCCAGCCACTACACCTATAACCATTACTCTATAATGTTTGGGACACAATATACGTCATCGAGTGGAACTCAATCACAACCTTCCACAAATGTTAGTACAAATAGGTTCGCAAACGTCTCAATATTATCTCATGATCCAGTGACAAATAGGCAACTACCCTATCAGTATCAAAGTCAACAGCTGCAGCAGGGGCAAGGACAACAACTTCCACAGCAGGggcaacaacaacaaacactacagcaacagcaacaggCTCAACACTCGTCATATACATCAAATTTTGCGCAGAACTCTAATACTCCGACTTGGTATAATAATCCAAAGAAAAGAGTCATCCCACAAAATATTGTCAAAAGGTCTACTAGAGGAACATCTTCGTCTTCTCCGCTGAGAAGTGAATCTTCTGATAACTCCATTAGAAGTAAGCGTTCAATCAATTTCGCAAATAGCaatacaataaataaaagcACAAACGTTTCTAACTATAATTCAGGTTTTAATACCATTTCATTTGGCTCGAAAAAAGGTGCCTCAACTCATAATACCAATGATCAAGATTTAAGTTTGCTTTTATCTGATTCAAATGAAGCCCCTCCAATGGTTTCGATCCATGACTggaaagaagatgaatatgGATCATTACCAATTTTACCATCACAATCTGCTTCCGgacaaatattttcatctgACGCTGCTGAGAACATACCAAATACTTCAATGATCGGaagtaataacaatacatCTATTTTCCCAGTATCTACACCTCTATCAGTTAATAACTCACGAATGTTTACAAACGCTTTcgataaagaaaatgcaTTATCGACTGCTAATACGAACATCTTCGCTTCATCATCTGCCGCAGCTGGTGATGTGAAAGCTGAATCTAACGGATTAGAAACTAGTAGAAGACAAGATATTGCTCGAAATGATATTGCAGCAATCATAGTTTTTGGTTATCCAgaatcaatatcaaattcaattattacTCATTTTGCACATTTTGGTACCATTTTGGAAGATTTTGACGTACTAAGGTCCATATCAGGTATTAACTTATCAACATTGAGAAATCGTTCTAAAGATTCAAAATACGTTAAGAAATATCCAATTTTCACTGGTGATGGATGGGTTAAGTTAACTTACGAAAACTCTTCATCTGCATCGCGTGCTTTACAAGAAAATGGAACTGTATTCTCAGGTTCATTAATTGGTTGTATACCTTACACAAAAGCTGCTGTTGAACAATTAGCTTCTTGTAAGATTAGTAATGTCGATGACATTGGagaaaacaatattatttcaGATTCTAACATTATAAATAAGGAAACAAACTTAACTAGTAACAACAATTACGCAGTGAATGtagataatattaataatacaagTTTCCTTGCAACAACACCTTTAGTATCATCATTCCAACCATCCACTCCATTCAAACAATCGTTCGACAAAAGTACTGTAGAACCTTCAGTGGAAGGTGTcgataaagaaaattttcataCTAATAAACCAAACATCATACCTTTAACCAACCAATCTTCTCCCTTAAGACCAACAGCACAGAACGCTTCTCAAAATCCTCATCGCTTAAACATCAAAGATGGGAAATCCTTATTTTTGCATAATACGGACACAAATAGAACAACGTTTTTCCAAAGATTGGAATCAAATATGCGTGAAGATGAAAGTAAACTCTCTCAAATGAACTATCAAAATAATCCtaataagaagaataataataatgataataaggGAATTAAACAATCAATAACACATAGCTTTAATAATTGGTTGTTTGGTTGGAATGATCtataattataatgaaaGAATCTTTGGTGATAAAAAAGACGATTAATAAACTAATATTATCTATTAGCTTATGTTAAATTTTCGCAtgaataattatatatatatatatataatttcatttaGACTACAGCTGCGTGCGTGACCGAACCTTCCGAAAAAGTGAGTAGATGGTATTGCTTACTTCAGATATTCCCTTTGTATAATGTAACTACTTCTCCAAGTCGTTGGCGATGTTTAAAGCTATTCCAGACTCAAATAAGCTGATATCATGtataaatcatttattttttacttGACACTTACTCTTACCTTTCTTCTGCTTCCAATTAAAACTGTGACATAGGTACGCCCATTTACAGTTTTCGCATTTCTTAAACGAACCGTTATAAATGAATTCCCTGGTATTTGGACATTCTCGAAAACAATACCACCATCGAAGATACCCGCATGATCCTTAGCAATGGCATCAACTCCGTCTACATATGGAACAGAGTATAAAATTGCATCCGTTTCTTGTTctataatatcaataatgaaaCTTGAACGATTATAAACTTTAGCACCATCTTGTCCATGGTTAATGATAACTCGGAGAAAACATTCATTTGTAAGCTCTGATGTATTTAAAATCTCTAAATAACTATTTGTTTCCATTAGCTCTGATTGCATTTGATAAGGTAAGTTACCATAGTCAGGATATACTCGTTTTAATTGGAAAGCAGGTGCTTGTTCTGTCGATAATATTTGAGACTGCagtaatattaataacttTTCGAAGTCAGCATCTGAATTGGTAGTCGAAACGGCCAGTAGGTACTTTTCATTAGACTGCAGCTGGAAATTCGATTTAAAACATTTTGAAGGAAAAATGTTAGGATTTGTAAAGGTATTTACTGGGTTGCGGAATGCCTTATCATATAAATGATATACTTGAAATATTGGATAGATATTTCTATTCTGGATTTTTTCCGTTATCACGCCAATATTAACCAAATACTCTTTTTCTCCTCCTTCAAATTCAGgatttattgatatttcaaACTTAGCAGCTCTAGAGAACTTGTTACCCATCATATCTCGAATGCTATCTACACTATTTGAaagatcaaattcaaacttATTAATCAGATTGGGTGGATTCGTCTCCAGGATACTACAACCAATTTCCTTCTTTATTTGGATACTTTCCGAATTCgaataaatatgaataGTAAAAGCGTTAGAATCTGTAGAATGACAATAAAAccttttcatttcattcGAGTTTAACTGAACTTTAAGTAATTGTAACCCAATATCCGATGCACCTTGTGACGCTCTTGATCGTATACTATTGGAGGATAATTCTAAGTTAAAATCCACACTAgaaatttcttcaagaaaCGCATATCGTTTTTCAGATGATTCTGATAGGTGACTTTCTAAGAGGATCCAaacattttccaattctgAGGTCGCAGAACTAGAACAGTTTGTAAGGTTAAAAATCGGTTTGCTCCATATCAAATCAAACTTATTGAACTTTTCAGTGTTATAATAGCagttcaattttttttcgaaTTTAAAAAGTTTTGAGTGGTTCCATGAGACGTATAGTTGTTTGAAAGAATTCGTAAATTCCGTCGAGTTGACTGCGTATGTGTTGGATGCATCTAAGGGATCGCGTACTGTAAGTGTTCCGCCGGATTCATCTATATTCATTATAGGATAATCATGATTTGGTACAAATCGTGAGTTAACGTCGTTTTTATCAACATTCATAGCAGAGGAGCTTGAATTCATCTCAAATGGGGCGTCAACTAATATATCGGTACCTAAGGCAGTTAAAGCTAACCCTGTTCTAGAATATTTTATACATTTGAGAAAATTTGATGGTTCTGTCGACATAATCTCGGGCAGAAATCCGGTGATCCTGAAGGTGTCTATGGCGAAATTGGATCCTGTTGTAACATATGAACCAAAAAAAGTAGTTAAGTACGCTAATTCGACTACcttatatattatattggGGCTCTTCATGGATAGTTGCGAGTGACttttttctattatatGTTCGGTTCCCCCAGAGAGAAGCAAAGCTCTCTTTTTATTAGAAGTAGGAATATACGAAGTGTCGACAGTAACTAATCTGGTAGCCGATCCATTAAAGCAAAAATTCAACTGGTAAATATTAGAAGAGAGGTACCTTACAGCGAGGATATTCTTGAAATGACTATTATCTAAAGCTATCAAAGTGGCTACTGTGGAACAATCTGTAATGTCCTCACATTGTTCGATGGCATGGTCGCTCTCTGTCGTGATACTATCTGTGCTCCTATCACATAATGGTGTTTTTAATGGATATTTCTCAAGATATAAGCTATCCTCCTTTTTTAATTCGATATAACTTTTGTGATTGGAGTTCCAAAAAATTGGCGCAGCCTCATCGATTGATATTGGGGGATAGAAGTGATCTTTAAAAGACGAAGTCATCCACATGACCTTTTCAGCAGCATTATTTTGCTGTCTATTTTTGAGgattttattcaattgtaAGGAGAATTTGATGACAGTTGCATCATCTTTATAAGTACTAAGAACTTTCCTATTCAACTCCGACAAAGCATTAGGAATATCGGTAAACTGATCTCCGATATAATGTGCCTTCAAAAGATGTTTGTAACTTTCCCAATATTCCATTACCAGGCAGCATGAATATCTTTGCGGTGCCTGGTGAAACCATCTTTAAAATCGGTGCTATTACTCACAAGTACGACTGATTTAAAAAAcctttaaatttttaaaagcTTCTATTACTCTAAATTATCAACATTCCGTACCTCACATAACACATTGGGTTAAATAGAGGGAAGCTCAGTCAGACGCGATTCagtaaaaaatattctataaATACAATGAGACGGAGTTGATATTATCTTAATTGTGTGTgttaattattatataaggaatatatatatatacatatgaAATAGAATTGtttagaaaatttcttCTGGTGTCTTAAAGTCGACTCCACAATTTTTGGCAAATTTCTTGTCTGAATCACTAAAATCATTAGATCTTCCCGCTGCATCCCCACAGTAGTAGATCCAGACTAACTGACCTGTGCATTTAATTTCAGTGCTAATATTTCCTACTAACAATTTGAAGTCCTTTTCAAACTCTTTAAACATACCAATATTAGGTTTCCTCATACTATCGAACAGTTCAGGCGTGAGAACTGTGGTTGTTGAAGTACTCTTGCTAATTGATTCGTTTCCTAcatttaaagatttggTAACTTTGCCCTTAATAGTTGCTGATTTCAGCTTCCTACTTTTAAATAGAGAAGCAGGTTGTTTGGGTGCTGCATAAATccatatattattaatcaGTTTCTTCTCGACATCTTGTTCACTGATGGCTTTAAGAAACAATTGGACCTTGTCAGTGAATTTTATACAACTTTTGGATGTGGGTGGTATCGCTACTATTCCACcttgatttgaaaatatgaCTATTTGACCAAGAGGGTCATTTTTAAcgatttcaaataatgtttGTAATGTGCTTTTAGAATGGgaatttttggaatatgTCATGAATTGCCAATCCGTCGAACTTCTTGCAAAACGAGAATTAGGACTCTTCGGTTTGATGACTGTGTGATCAAGATCAAATCCATATATGTTTATCTTGAGCTCATTAGTATTACTTTCGTTAATGGTATCCGATTCTGTATTGTCTTTAGTTTGTGCTCCAACTTGAGTTGAGTTAATTGGTATTTTGGGAGTGAATTTTATAAGATATGGCAGTACAGTTAACTTATGAGACATCCTCGTTTGGACTTCTAATGGTTCTTAGGTTGTAGTTGTTATAAATGTTGTTCAATTTGATTGGTAGGCGatattttttaatcaaCTTCCAGGTCCTGAAATATCGTGATTTGGATGAGACCTTGATGAACCGACTGTCACTTTACACAGAAAAGGTCCACTCTGATTCGAACTGTAAGGGAAAAGTAGTAACAAATAATGCGTAATTAATAGACCATGGTAGGCAAGAAGGGaattatttctttgctGTTGAAGCTTTGTTATCTTTTATCTAAACTTACCCATTTTTGTTTAGTTTTCATCTTAGGGTTTCTCGTAACCATTGCACCTTATTGAAAGCAATCGAAAAGATAcattttccttttgaaatataaataaaaagttTTAGAATATTAATCCAGGTTGTTTAGAATCCTGTGCTAATGTAGCATAAGAGCCACTGGGATCTCTCTATTCTTCAACTAACTTGAGTATTTTATTAGCGTGATCTTGAGTGTCAATGTTGTTGTGTCGTTTATTGCTTACTTAACGGTTACTTAATAGTGTATATACCTGTAAATAATAGACACACATCAGACTTCTCAcatataattaaaataaatcCTAAAGATACGTATATATAGGTGATGTACCATTGTTTTTcattactactactatttACAGGGtcattaatattgaatatattccCTTATAGGATATGCTGGATCTGTTTCagattttttcaactttatCTACACCTTCGTAATATTTACAAATATCTGTATTTATCAGTTCTGAATCTTTTGGAatcaatatctttgaaaCAACAGCTAtctcattttcaaatttgatagcatctttaatatctttaGGGAAGTttacaataataatcttaCTATGATTATTCCCCAATTTAAACCCATCATTCATATACCTCCCAATCAACATCACAAGCATTCCCAATGGTAGATGTTCAATGTAGGACTCATCTTTGAATTGATCATAAATCTCGTTCAACAGGGGCTCATATTGATCATTTGGATTCATCCTATAATATTCCGCAACATC encodes the following:
- the NUP53 gene encoding FG-nucleoporin NUP53 (similar to Saccharomyces cerevisiae ASM4 (YDL088C) and NUP53 (YMR153W); ancestral locus Anc_2.369), yielding MFGTQYTSSSGTQSQPSTNVSTNRFANVSILSHDPVTNRQLPYQYQSQQLQQGQGQQLPQQGQQQQTLQQQQQAQHSSYTSNFAQNSNTPTWYNNPKKRVIPQNIVKRSTRGTSSSSPLRSESSDNSIRSKRSINFANSNTINKSTNVSNYNSGFNTISFGSKKGASTHNTNDQDLSLLLSDSNEAPPMVSIHDWKEDEYGSLPILPSQSASGQIFSSDAAENIPNTSMIGSNNNTSIFPVSTPLSVNNSRMFTNAFDKENALSTANTNIFASSSAAAGDVKAESNGLETSRRQDIARNDIAAIIVFGYPESISNSIITHFAHFGTILEDFDVLRSISGINLSTLRNRSKDSKYVKKYPIFTGDGWVKLTYENSSSASRALQENGTVFSGSLIGCIPYTKAAVEQLASCKISNVDDIGENNIISDSNIINKETNLTSNNNYAVNVDNINNTSFLATTPLVSSFQPSTPFKQSFDKSTVEPSVEGVDKENFHTNKPNIIPLTNQSSPLRPTAQNASQNPHRLNIKDGKSLFLHNTDTNRTTFFQRLESNMREDESKLSQMNYQNNPNKKNNNNDNKGIKQSITHSFNNWLFGWNDL
- the NDAI0H03100 gene encoding uncharacterized protein (ancestral locus Anc_2.372), whose translation is MASIVTRKAVTFINNQTPATITESTLDLDKCYNENEIVIEVHAAALNPVDFLLHEFSNPRLSTKNPKGYSRDYSGIIVRKGAKVAPIWDIGDHVNGMFSHVYGEQGTLTNYLILDPVKQSSISHIVQNSSAAIDVGKKVPDEIEDRSGTKRDDFVKNAAWPLVFGTAYSCLMEQGQVWDKDSRILVLGASTAVSNCLVQIAKNQLHVGTVVGICSSKSLTYNKEIGFDYTVAYDQGDGFIANLRELMKTPEFVGKKFDLICDSVGTSEFFPVIQEFLKPRNENSYYVTVSGNEKYDYKNPTLGNFVTISGPVRRFNPWRTFNYKGIIVSPNQAYMDLGNRMITLGRFAPRIDSVYKFEEFQEAIDRLRSNRAKGKVVITIKE
- the NDAI0H03090 gene encoding uncharacterized protein, with the translated sequence MTNIVTRKTVTFINNQTPPTITETTLDLDTCYNSNEIVIEVHAAALNPIDFVVHEFSHPKLTSSTPKGYSRDYSGIIIRKGAEVAPIWDIGDHVNGMFHHVYADQGSLTNYLILDPTKKPAIGHIVENPSTSSSSENGINNNKFVTNAAWPLVFGTAYTALIDQGQIWNNDSRILVIGASTSVSNCFVQIAKNQLHVGTVVGICSSKSAEYNKKMGYDYTVSYDEGDGTISNLRKLMETPEFSGKKFDLIFDSVGNSEFFPVIHEFLKPKCDNSYYLTVVGDVKVTYEAPSLIRMASLSAPLRMYNPWSSFNYKAFFVPPRKDWMDFAARMITLDRFTPQIDSVFKFEEFQDALKRLRSNKAKGKVVISIKE
- the NDAI0H03080 gene encoding uncharacterized protein (similar to Saccharomyces cerevisiae YIM1 (YMR152W); ancestral locus Anc_2.373); this encodes MTNIVTRKSVTFINNQTPPTITKSTLDLDTCYNDNEIVIEVHAASINPIDVGLHELAFAKISTSKAKGYGQDYSGVIIRKGVKVAPIWDIGDNVNGMYAHAYGGQGTLSNYVILNPSRQSAIGHIVPSNDIVQEKGDPTVAKKNDEFVKSASWPLVFGTAYYSLLGQGQVWNKNSMILVYGASTSVSNCFVQIAKNQLHIGTVVGICSSKAMEENKQAGFDYTVPYDQGDGFIANLRELMKTPDFAGKKFDLIFDSVGTSEFYPVMGEFLKPRSENSYYVTVVGPKKPERFTAREMMSLYSFSAPVRTFNPWRSFNYKGIFDFPSKIYMDLAARMLTLGRFTPKVDSVYKFEEFQEAIDKLLSGNVKGKVVIQIKE
- the RIM13 gene encoding Rim13p (similar to Saccharomyces cerevisiae RIM13 (YMR154C); ancestral locus Anc_2.367), which produces MEYWESYKHLLKAHYIGDQFTDIPNALSELNRKVLSTYKDDATVIKFSLQLNKILKNRQQNNAAEKVMWMTSSFKDHFYPPISIDEAAPIFWNSNHKSYIELKKEDSLYLEKYPLKTPLCDRSTDSITTESDHAIEQCEDITDCSTVATLIALDNSHFKNILAVRYLSSNIYQLNFCFNGSATRLVTVDTSYIPTSNKKRALLLSGGTEHIIEKSHSQLSMKSPNIIYKVVELAYLTTFFGSYVTTGSNFAIDTFRITGFLPEIMSTEPSNFLKCIKYSRTGLALTALGTDILVDAPFEMNSSSSAMNVDKNDVNSRFVPNHDYPIMNIDESGGTLTVRDPLDASNTYAVNSTEFTNSFKQLYVSWNHSKLFKFEKKLNCYYNTEKFNKFDLIWSKPIFNLTNCSSSATSELENVWILLESHLSESSEKRYAFLEEISSVDFNLELSSNSIRSRASQGASDIGLQLLKVQLNSNEMKRFYCHSTDSNAFTIHIYSNSESIQIKKEIGCSILETNPPNLINKFEFDLSNSVDSIRDMMGNKFSRAAKFEISINPEFEGGEKEYLVNIGVITEKIQNRNIYPIFQVYHLYDKAFRNPVNTFTNPNIFPSKCFKSNFQLQSNEKYLLAVSTTNSDADFEKLLILLQSQILSTEQAPAFQLKRVYPDYGNLPYQMQSELMETNSYLEILNTSELTNECFLRVIINHGQDGAKVYNRSSFIIDIIEQETDAILYSVPYVDGVDAIAKDHAGIFDGGIVFENVQIPGNSFITVRLRNAKTVNGRTYVTVLIGSRRKVRVSVK
- the TPP1 gene encoding polynucleotide 3'-phosphatase (similar to Saccharomyces cerevisiae TPP1 (YMR156C); ancestral locus Anc_2.360) — translated: MSHKLTVLPYLIKFTPKIPINSTQVGAQTKDNTESDTINESNTNELKINIYGFDLDHTVIKPKSPNSRFARSSTDWQFMTYSKNSHSKSTLQTLFEIVKNDPLGQIVIFSNQGGIVAIPPTSKSCIKFTDKVQLFLKAISEQDVEKKLINNIWIYAAPKQPASLFKSRKLKSATIKGKVTKSLNVGNESISKSTSTTTVLTPELFDSMRKPNIGMFKEFEKDFKLLVGNISTEIKCTGQLVWIYYCGDAAGRSNDFSDSDKKFAKNCGVDFKTPEEIF